The following proteins come from a genomic window of Mustela lutreola isolate mMusLut2 chromosome 6, mMusLut2.pri, whole genome shotgun sequence:
- the EDN1 gene encoding endothelin-1, translating into MDYFPMIFSLLFVAFQGAPEAAVLGAELSTGLDSGGEKPAPSAPWRARRSKRCSCSSLMDKECVYFCHLDIIWVNTPEHIVPYGLGSPSRSKRSLKDLFTTKATDHRKRCQCASQKDKKCWTFCQAGKELRDQDSVEKGWNDPKKGKDCFGFGEKCVHQQLVAGRKMKRLDAISNRIKTAFRVAKLKAGIYTERQVTHNRAH; encoded by the exons ATGGATTATTTCCCCATGATTTTCTCTCTGCTGTTTGTGGCTTTCCAAGGAGCTCCAGAAGCAG cGGTCTTGGGTGCGGAGCTCAGCACGGGCTTGGACAGCGGAGGGGAGAAGCCCGCCCCCAGTGCACCCTGGCGGGCCCGCCGGTCCAAGCgctgctcctgctcctccctGATGGATAAAGAGTGCGTCTACTTCTGCCACCTCGACATCATCTGGGTCAACACTCCCGA GCACATTGTTCCCTATGGACTTGGAAGCCCTTCTAGGTCCAAACGATccttaaaggatttatttaccACAAAGGCAACAGACCACAGGAAGAGATGTCAGTGTGCCagccaaaaagacaagaagtgcTGGACTTTTTGCCAAGCGGGAAAAGAACTCAG GGACCAAGACAGTGTGGAGAAGGGCTGGAATGACCCTAAGAAAGGCAAAGACTGTTTTGGGTTTGGAGAAAAGTGCGTTCATCAGCAGCTGGTggcaggaagaaaaatgaaaag GTTGGACGCCATCAGCAACCGCATCAAAACAGCTTTTCGTGTCGCAAAGCTGAAGGCGGGGATCTACACAGAGAGGCAAGTGACCCACAACCGAGCACACTGA